DNA sequence from the Mus caroli chromosome X, CAROLI_EIJ_v1.1, whole genome shotgun sequence genome:
TGTATGACCTTCTCAATGTATTAGCTGAGCATGTGAAAACATTGAACTTCTTGCATACATACAATGAGAATATGTTGTTATGGAATGAGAAATCAGGAGGAATAATGGCagagtaataaaatatattaagaatgaAGAATAATTTCCAGCATGGTGGCACGTCTTTTATCcgagcacttaggaggcagagtcagaatcccttagtttgaagccaatctggtctacagagtgaactccaggacagccaggacagagactctgtctcaaaacacagaactggaaaaaaaaaatgactaaagaaCTCTCTGTGCCACTTACATTTTACCTTGACACATAAAAATTATGCCAGTCAGGTGTCTACCCTAAGTACTATTACACCAAGCAGCAAGTTATATGACGTCACACATTTGCTAAAATCAAGTGGTTTCCCATCATGCTAGGTAAAAGCCGAAAGGACTCACACTGGCCAACGTTCCTCCTTAGTCACTTTTAGTTTTATAACTTCTACCCTGAGGTACTAGGACTGTCACCCCTACCAAACAATTCTCCTTGGTACTTGTAAGGCTTGGTCACTTGATCCTTTCAGGCCTCAGCTGCTACGTTAGAAAATAACAAAGCTCTAGAAACATTTCCTAACACCCttagtgtgtttctttctttcaaattcttttccGACTTacttttccttgtttcttaaTGGAGCTTACCACACTAAAATCTTTACGGCTTTCTTACTGTCTCCCTCGGCTAGGACTAATCTCTTCAACCTTGGGGCTGCTTCTATCCAATCCCCGAGTCTAGCTTGGAAAAGGCACTTTAgtttgtcatatatatgtatgtatgcctagatgtatgtatatatcacttTTTTCATCACAGTTTGCCAAACATGCGGATATATTACAAGTGTGTATTTGTCCAGCTTCATGGACCTGCACTGGGCACTTTTCCTTTAGACTACGAGAATGTAAATACAAGAGGGGACGTCCACAAAAGCTCCTCTATCAGGGACTTAAGGTGTTAGCACGGAGTTTTTCCCTTCTTATCACCAAGTATTCTCTTCTCACGAAAACGTTAGGGACCTCTAGAATAGAAACTAACTACATTTCCCTCTTGGTAGTGAGCCCACATAAAATCGGAGTTTGCAgttaaaaacccaaaccagaaagCCTCTTCATCACAACATTGATCTTGCGAGCTTTTATTTCAGTGACCAAAAGAATGCAGTTAATGGAATCGATGACTAACATCAGGCATGCACCTCTACCTGAAACTGTTGTTAGTTCTGAACTGGCCTAAAGCGCTATTTCTTTAGGCACATCTGTGAATGTTTTGCATCCGGATATACAAAGTAACTTAGCTTCCTCTCGTGGCTGTCTGGTAGTAAGAATAGTACTCATGAGCTAGATTCTTTTATGACTAAAGCCCTTTGGATTCTCAGGCTTCCTGTTCTACCTTGAGACCATATTTTCAATTCGCGAGTTAAGTAAGTCACAGTGTAGGGGAGAGACAACCCAAGAAGTTGGATTGCAGGAACACGCCATAGGACTTTTTTTCAGCTCCAGGTCAGACGTGAAAGAAAGCTCACAGTTCAAACAGTGCCAGGATCTTTCCCCACTGCCAATTTGACTGACACAAAGATCTCcctaaaaaaatcagaaatgaacccatacaaaTCAAGATTTACCCTATGTGGTCCCACTATCAAATTCTAGAAAGCAGTTCCactatcaaaattattttatcaagCAGTGAAGGGACCTTGAGAAAGCCCAGTCCCATATACAGTTATATGCATCTCACACTTTCATTTATCTGTCAATTATTGTCACATGATTAGCtttaaaaacacaaccaaatacaCATGACTCTCAACTCCCATACATAAAAATTGGTCTTTGTTCATTCTCAGGTGACAAGATGTCCCAAGACGATAAAGAAAATTGGGAGTTAATCCCCCCATAGCCATTTCTTCAACCACCTCATCAGCAGCTCTTCAATTCTTGAACTACTTTTCCAAAGAGGTAATGCTGAGATCAGTCAGAAAGGCTTTCTGAGAAGACAGGTTTGGACTTCTGGGTCTGTTCCAGTCGATTTAAGATGAACTGGCTTGTATCAATGAAGCGTTCAACGcagttcacaaaacaggcctcagcccGACTGTCCAACTTAGGCCCAGGCTTATCCATGCACTTCTCCTGTTCAGAACAAGAAACAGCGTCACAAGGGGTCCTTCGCTTATAGAAATAATTCTGCCTAAATCATCTGATGGGTTAATGAATTTGGGCCTGTTTTCTCTCACCTGTGGCATCTAGTTTAAAACTGtatggttctgtgtgtgtgtgtaaggggagtggggagagaaagagagatgtaACTAGCAAGAAGACTATGATAGAAAGAAgtaaaaggaaagcaagaaataCATGTGCTAAAACAACACATACACCATGATGAAacccatggttttttttttaatgctgaccaaaaagattaatataaaaattttcacATTTGGCACCTTACCAATTGTTAAGCAATTAGACATGGGCTTACATTCCAAAGCAAGGCAATGGAATACACACCATTATCGGTCCTCGTCTGATTAAGTGGGAACTCTGGCAGAGTTTGCTCACGggggccagaagatggcataCCTTACATGAAAGAGTGAGAAAGGCAGCAAAAATACACAGGAAATaacctttttttcctttagttttagcacttgggaggcaaaagcaggtggatctgactgagttcaagaccagtccggaccacacagacaaaccctgtctcgatgccctccccccccaaaaaaaaacccaccttttTTCTAGATTAGGCTGTAACTCTACACACAACAATGCCTTTAAATGAGCTGttaaagaaaatgatttccaGATAAATCAGTTAGGTGCCCCAActcaaacaaagaaaatctaCATACTAACCTTCAGTAACTCGTTTATTTAAAGTGGTGTTGactgtcttttgagacaaggtcccactATGTAGGGTTAGACAGCCCTGGAAATTGTGAtccctttgtctctgccttccaaagttCGGGGACTGATTATCCTACTCAACACACCAAAGGTTCTGGAATCTCCTCAGGAGAAATGAAAAGCTAATGTTCTCTGAGGAAGGCTCTGtatttcagctttaaaaaaaaatgcttcgaCAATTTCCTACATGTATATGATATACTTTGAGCATATTCACCGTTATATTCTCAAGCCCCGTCCTTTCCTTCTCACCAGTTCCTCAGTCTGCTGTATGTCCTTTAGTATCCACTGAATTTTAAATCTGGGTTGCTTGCTTGAGCGTACATATAGAGTTCCTTTACTACAGCATGAGAAACTTACTCATGGCTATAACgttgggaaaaataaataaatccctctCTTCTAGCTCATTCCTGTTTTTAAggatctcttatttatttatatgagtacactgtggctgtcttcagacacaccagaagagggcgtcagatcccagcacagatggttgtgagccaccacgtggttgctgggatttgaactcaggacctctggaagtcagtcctcttaaccactgagccatctctccaggcctactTCTAGCTCATTCTTTTATGGCTTTTCAAGATaagagtttctctgcatagtcctggctatcctggaacccactctgtagaccagcctggcctcaaactcaagggaCAGACCTGcctctactgggattaaaggcaagtatcACCATCAATCCTTAACAGCCATCAATCACACCCAACTCCCACTCAAATATAATGAACCAAAGACTTTTAGAAAAAGAATCTATCCTGTCttgatggaggcagaggcaggaggatctctaaatTCCAAGACAGGTAGGGGGTAAAGAGTAAAGCCCTGTCtctaaagatacatttttaaaaggattttccAAAAGTTGGAGGTGATGGTGAATGACTGTAAACTTGGTATTTGAAAGGtaggggaagcaggaagaggaggaattcaaggtcattttcagctatTCTAAGCCATCTGTTCAGTATGATGCCAGCCTGCAATACAGGAAAccttgggagagagggagggagggagggagggagagagagagagagagagagagagagagagagagagcgagccagCCTCTGATCCGGAGGCAAACCAGAAGAGCACAGCAATATATGTAAGTTTACAGGAAAAGGACCAAGTAAAGCAATGTCTGTATATAGTTTGAAGCTTCTAGAATAAATTTTGTTcatggttctctccttttatacACAATGCTTAAGAGTCTTTCCAATTCCAATGAATATTATCCTTGGCCTGTAAAATCCTTTAAGTTTTTATGTCAGTGGAGGGCAGTGTGCTGCCCTTGGCAACAGGAACACTTTGATCTCAGCTACAAACAAACGCCTCTGCCCCTTTGCCAAAGTCCCCTCTCCGAGCAGACTCAATTTCTCAACCTTCAAACCTTAATGGCTTGGTATTACACAACACAACGACTCACGGGGAAGGcaactaatgtgtgtgtgttaggagagATTATGCCACTTTTATACataatgagagagacagagccgCTTGTCATTTCATCAGGAGGGGTTATATCTGGGTAATCTAGGCAAATCCTGAGGAGTCCAGAAATAAGTCACAGACTCTCTGGGATTCAGCCTCCCTAAGATTCCAGGATTGGGGACTCTGATCAGTTCTAGTGGCCAGCACTAAACAACTTCAACCTCAGGTGCCTCAGAGTGCTGGGTGGGACAGCAGTGTAAGTGCGACTCCCAATCCACTGCACCGAGGGTCTCCCTGAGGAGTCACTGTAGTGCCTCCCGGCTCGGCTCGGCTCGGCATAAGGAATCTGAGAACCCAGGGTACAATCAAGACCTCCTCCCACTGGAGAGCCCCACTTCCTAGCAAGTCCCCTGGGTGCAAGGACACGGGAAAAGTAGGCACAGTGTCCGGATCTGAGTCCCGAGCTCACCCAGCAAAGTTCCGTCATCTGGTGCACCAGCTGCTGGAAGCGCTGCTTCTGCGTCTCCACCTCGATGAAATGCTGCAACTGAGGGTCCACGGCGCCCAGAGCGGAGCCcgaagaggacgaggaggactCCATCCCGGCACGACCACGCGGGCCGAGGCGAGCACTAAAGAGACTCGCCGACCTTCACGTGTCTGGGTGACGGAACCGGAACTAcaacctcccccgcccccccccccgcccccgccgcgGGGACCGCCCTGTGAGCTCACCGCGTCGGCGCGGGGCTGCTGTCCCCGCCGGCTCTGTCCGCTCCCCTCGAGCCGCTGCGCTCCGCAGTCCCTACTAGCGGAATCCGCTCCCCGCAGCAACACCGTGGTAACGCCGGGCCCGTGGGAGCGAaactccaaaaagaaaagagtagcataaaggaaaggaggaagttgCTTCATCCCACGTGGTCCACTGAAGGGCCCGCCCTCCGACCCCACCCTGCCCACTTCCAAATTGGCCCGCGCTTTCTCAGCCCTGGCTTTACCCCCAAGCTAGAACTCTTCTGGCGAATTAACTAGCTACCCTTGGCCCCTGAGTCCGTTTCTTTGAGTTCTCCTCTTAATGTATGGAAATGAGGCTCTGGCTGAGTTTGTTTCTAAGTGTAAGATTTATTCAAACGATACTGTTCGCTACAGTGTGCCCAGCACTGTGGAAAGTTTGTGAATGCGTCCAGAATTCAGAGGCAGGCTTTAACAAGAGTAAGAGGGAGTGAAATGTGAGTTCTGTTGAGTTCTAGATTAGGAATACGTCAAACTAATGATAGGAAATTTTTTTGCAATTTTCAGAGAGCTTCAGAGCAGCTgtgtaataaattaaaatagataaCTCTTTCCAATAATTTTATTGTATCAAAACAACCCCTCCCATTTTAATGGCAACATTcctacctcccccctccccccatctcttaACACTTAACCAACAAGCTGTTGGACAACTAGTGGAGCTATTTACATCTTTCCCTCCCCCAAAATGTTCCCATCCCCAATTCAGTCTGTTAGGAGTCTTGAAGTTATGGGTAATACCAGGCACAGAAATCCCTTGACCTTTGCTTAGAGCAGTATGCCGGGAACGAGAGAAGAAAGGCATTCCTAGATGTCCAGGGCTCTTTATGCATTCAGTAGGCGCATGGAAGGCTAGAGCCCTGCAGCCAGGGAACTCCTCAGGAAACATGGAATTAGGACTtgtaggagagaggaggagatcCACGGAGCTTAGCAGCCAGCTCAGGATTCTTCATCCATCACATCTAGAATGTTACTCAAGAGAATTTTGAAACTAGGACGTTCATCTGCTttctaaaaccaaagaaaatggaTAGTGTTACAGTGTAGAATCCAGAATCCACAAGGAACCCTGGGTGGTAAATCACAAAGTGTTATGTTTATTAAGTATATACTAAATACCCAGGAGCAGCAGCTTCTAGATAGCatgcaaagaggaaaaaatgaaatggGGGTCTCCATCAAGTCCTTGTGTGCTTTTCAACTTAGCAACtcgttttttgttgttattgttgtttttatttattttgatgtgcaCTAGTGTTTTTTGCCTGCACATTTGTCTGTGTGAGAATATCAGATCACCTGGATTTGGGGGTATGAATAGTTGTgagcaagctgccatgtgggttctggggattgaaagtaggtcctctgaaagagcagcaagtgctcttaactactgagccatctctccagcccacaatggTAACGACTTttgcctttgcttctttctcccttGCATCTCTTCCCAGAGACCAGGCAAGGCCTGCCTAGCCGAGCTTTCATCTGCCTGTTATACAAACGAGTCTAGAATTCCTCTTTaactcattcatttgtttgttgttgttttgtatcttgttttttgtttgatttcaagacagagtttctctgtgtagccctggctgttgtggaacttgcTTGGctgactgggctggccttgaactctgagatcctcctgtctctactggGATTAAAAACTTGTGCctggcctggtggtggtggtacacacctttaatcccagcatttgggaggcagaagtaggtggatttctgagttcaaggccagcctggtctacaaagtgaattccaggacagccagggctgtacagggaacccctatctcaaaaacaaacaaacaaaagcttgtTGTGGCCACTGCCCAGAACAACTCAAGTTATTTGTGTGATAAGAACAATTGTCAAATTAAGCTGGCATGCTGATTAAGACTGAGGATAAATTCAGTGCAAATTTATACAGACTACATTATTTCGGAGCTTCAAATGAAAACGGCTATCAGGTGTGCTTAGCTGGTTGACAGAACAGAACTCATAAAGCCAGGGACAACATTTAGCCAGATCCCAAATGCACTTTCTGTGATTATAAAGCTAAATGAGCAGAACATTTAACTTTACAAAGCCCCAGACTGCCTGGGATGGACCCTTCACAACTAGGGCCTTTTGCTAGTCTGACTTTAAGGTTACTAGTCTTTTGGAGATCCACAGACA
Encoded proteins:
- the Timm8a gene encoding mitochondrial import inner membrane translocase subunit Tim8 A, giving the protein MESSSSSSGSALGAVDPQLQHFIEVETQKQRFQQLVHQMTELCWEKCMDKPGPKLDSRAEACFVNCVERFIDTSQFILNRLEQTQKSKPVFSESLSD